The genomic window cacgcgagaacagaattacagacgccatgactttaacgagatattatcgagtgcttaccttgttttgatccaaaaactccaggtagcatgtatcactgagtgtcaagacacagctgtgaatggccacagctggattttttgggatttgatgggtgaaacatggtaatttaacaagggtcgcgatgcagaaatcgcagacatcaagtagtggtcgagagtttctttttcatatatttacccttttaaacgttttttttttccctccatttttttgtttgggtcgattatttatcatctaacatatctagaaaatgcgacagtaacaaaaaaaatacaattaagcgatagttatgaggtagatatccgtgacttttttgcagacgccattttttccattgtgacataatttgtttaaaagtttaaaatatgtgtgtgaatagttttttaaagtcttttttttaaaacaaaatatgagacatcaattaatgattctaagctaaaaacgacagacattttgaattattaatataattaattaccttcgttttatggctgggttgaaacaaaagcggttgcgcaacatctgtaaacgggggctttcagggtaaaacggacaaattaaaaatagttcgggggcttaatgctccgtgaatctgctatggcagcatatacacatgttgtcctatcaaacacaacagttgttttggcttcaaatacagcagtttcttttaaagaggagtgcaaaagcagaaactgctttttcagtcttgtctgtgttttccgccatatacatttgaTAACTGGGAGACGGTGGCACAGCacggagtggttagcacgtcgacCTCACAGCTCTGAAATCAAGTGTTTGATCCCAGGCTCCGGCCTTGTTGTGCAGTGTTTGCATTAGgggtgcagctatcgaatattttagtaattgagtaatcgactgaaaattctatcgattaatcgagtaatcggatgaaagaaatatatttttaagtgaAGAGCAattttaaatatacatgagaaaacaatacatttcatctaatctagaaccattttcagtcaatcaatgtctttattttcgatgtatattgttgaaaacagacaacaattgcatctcagatgtaactagaattaaaaaaaagactaattcactgctttcactcaaaaaacctttagatcttattagaaaaaaaatgaatatatatatatttcttacctaaaaatgctgttacgcttgataacacacatcacttaaaagttaggattttttcccacgtgtttcaattgaatttctatttgtgtcaagccatttttaagttctagttaagttttaagttagtctaaactgtttttgcagtgttcaaaataaatgtatgatacaggctgtattggagcacattagggaccagtgctacttggtgttttatccagcaatgactactgagctaaaattgatagttagcattattaagtttttattttacaccctcatcactccacaacactatgttatgttaaagcctgtatgtaagacacgttagccacgcatcgacagtggtcataattaatagaaacctagccctccgcagggctaacgttatgtgAGCTAGTgaccgttaatcttatttatttgtgcttagcgctctttattagcgcttagtgctctactgctttaagatggcggctgtttactaacgccgctgactctgtcatttgcatctagttcaacatacatgtgatctccatgagacgcatcagacgctacctgctaccaacgtagcaacgtgcaggctagtatttagcaacgtcggcgttgtttgtagcggctgtcggctgcattgtttttttgcatgtcgtcccacatcccaaaatacATGCATAGTGGGCTGATTGGCCAATCCATATTGGCGTGAGGTGTGCGTGATTGGTTGTTCGTCTGCTTGCGCCATGCAGTACGACTGTATtcttgtaggttttttttttttttcttctcctttaTGTAGCCCTTATTGTCATGCCTTGAGTTGAATTTTGTTAGTATTTTGCCCTGGTGTTTCTTTTCCAAGGATTTCACATATTGTGGCCTGCTTCTTGTGTCATaaccaatccgctgcctcttgtatcaaccacctgtgtctcattgtcttgttaccccatgtctgtatcTAAGTTCCCCATGTAATGTCTGTTCTTGTTCGGTCATTGTTTTTCTAAATGTCGATTCCATGTCTATCCTAGTGTCTATCAGCATGTCGATGTCTTTTCGTACGCCAAAGCCCTCATGTTCAGATCCCCTGTTAGAgtaagtttacatggcgactccgcGACACAAAaatgcaatgactgagtagcggactcgcctcgcgtgcataaggCGTCGgtgaagacggaaggcgaagacaaaaaattctgaatcctgcctccaaagtggaagaatccaatTGCGGAGGGTTgatggggggcttcctcggcatgcatatcaaaggctcctgcggcgcgaaaccgcgccgttaacgtcagcactcgtacacgtcacattgggcgtgcacagcggtgctactaaacattaaaaacagcaaatatggcggaatgtcggctttaatttactgttttaataatatttttgaattaaatatgttgaacgttccaatttttgaacaaaagaaaaatgacatgctTCGAGtgagcgggcatatttttttccgggctgagggagcttggtggggtcaaagtgcatcattctctgtcgccctgtaaatctgcactgccccctagggcctggcatgaatactaaatCGTTTTCATGTGGAATTGCGACATAGTTCAAatagagacgcaaatgcaaatgcaaatttgaaatttttcgtattctcggagagtcaccatgtaaacgaccCATAGGTTTTAATGCTTTTTGTTTGAACCCCtgcccttttgtttgtacttagtGTTTTTGTTAATTATCGCTAAACCCTGATAATTGCTCtaagcatcatagtttgtatattgtgattaaatattgccatccagtgtatttgttgagctaaacgagttgctaaaatgtttaaataaaggttgaccaaagtctgggtaaattttatgtgtattttgcatatctattttgactgtgaatttgtgaatgtcagtgctctttgcattgttgtttaactgtgtgggaatagggcctcattatgcAGATTGAagattttttgagagatatgaattagggctgtcaaaattatcgcgttaacgggcggtaattaattttttaaattaaccacgttaaaatatttgacgcaattaacgcacatgccccactcaaacatattaaaatgacagcacaggggcatgtgcacttgttacttgtgtttttttggagttttgtcgccctcagctggcgcttgggtacgactgattttatgaccatgagaattgtgtaattattgacattaacaatggcgacctactagtttattttttgattgaaaatttttacaaattttattcaaacgaaaacattaagacgggttttgatataacatttctataatttgtaataacatttatcttttaagaactaaaagtctttctatccatggatcgctttaacagaatgttaatgttaatgccagcttgttgatttagttataataaacaaatacagtacttatgtacagtatgttgaatgtatatatctgtcttgtgacttatctttccattccaacaataatttacagaaaaacatggcatattttatagatggtttgaactgcgattaattacgaataattattttttaagctgtgattaactcgattaaaatgtttttatcgtttgacagccgtaattTACATCATTACCTTACATAACTAAAgagtgacacttttttttttttttttttaaagagtgacacgtgGAATTTCGGCAGcttggccatgtgacgtcaccgccctgcgacgtcaacaacaatggcgacctactagttaaaataatttgataagttttattgaaacgaaaatattaagaggaattttactatcaaattattataacttgtactaagatttatcttttaagaactacatgtccttctatccgtggttcccttcaaATGATATGTTGATAAAGTTACAATTACTATGaataaaatactttttcttCCATTactcttggttttattggattgGTAAAAAGTTCCCGTTTTTTGCGTCACCCTGTAGGCTACATGGTAGGAAGAGGGAAGTCCACACAGGAAGCCTGAAGTGTGAAGCAGACCTGTTCACCAAAACACTATACTGCTCCAGGATTAGCATATTTACCATATTTCTGGAACCATTTCTCCTTGATCATGCTCCCATTGCTGACGATGCTGACACCTGGAAGTTGCAAATCTTCTTTGCAGTATTGGACCAACTTTCCGAGAAACTCCCCTTTTTCATGTAGAAATGGTTCTCCTCCAGAGAAATTGATCTTCTCCATACCTAAGAGACAGATTTCAATAAAACATTCTCGCAAAGTGACACATAGCCAAAACATCTCATTTACCAGAATCCCTGAGGAGTTTGAGACCCCTCTTCGCTTCCTCCAGTGGCAACACAAATGATGTTTTTGCTGTATGGAAGCAAAAGCCACACTTGTAGTTACACTGGCGTGTAAAATGGTAGTTGACACTGGTTGGAGTCACGGCATTCCGACTGGCTTTGTTGGCACTGACGTCGAAACCCAGTTCTGTGCAGGCTGCAGCAGTCCGGGAGGATCTGTCCCATAGTTTGTTCAAAAAGGAGACGATGGTGACGACGCAGAGCTGTACCAACAGCAAAGGAGCTGTAAGCAAAGAGGATACGTCCATTTCTAACAGGTGTCTCATTATAGAGTGGTAATGATGATAGCCTCAGCTCTGCTGCTTAAATAGAGCCCGGGAAGATCAGCTGATCAGCTTCATAGTTTCTGTTTATCAACAATGAAAATGAAACTTAGTTAGGGGTACGGAAGAAAGTGTGCACTACACCAAAATATTCTGTAGGCAAGTGAGCCAggcttgtactgtatatatacaatatatatatatatatatatatatatatatatatatatatatacacgtacATACATAtttacatgcatacatacacatacagtatatacatgcatatacatacatacacatatatccaTATAcatatccctcgctacttcgcgcttcgtgCCTTCAATCCATCACAGAttgttttcaattttaaaaaaaatttaaaaaatcagtacTTCATCTAAAGATGtttaattaaatttattttttaccatgattttcagttaaaaaatcaacagtactctactgaaaaaatgagtaactgcAGTGCTATACAGTTTTTAAGTGTGTTATATCGtctgctgttgttgttggcatTGTGGGATGCAACATCCTGCAAAATGCAAATAGGAAGTACAGTGATTCTTTGCTATATCGCACTTtaaacttcacgccctcagtctattgcggagtttttttttttcaattaaaaaaaaatattttatttaaaaatgttaagatacagtggggaaaactagtatttgatacactgccaatgggaaaactaatatatatatatatatatatatatatatatatatataccctaattttcggactataagccgctacttttttccgtcattttgaatcctgcggcttatagtccaatgcggcttatttgttgatttatttgggttaataggtaacactttatttgacagcggcatcataagactgtcataagaacatcataattatgacatgacactatcatgggcattactgaatgcttatgacagatctcaatatgtgtcatgtggcatattatttcactaactccatttatgtccagctcagatcttttacggccattcaaaagtgagacaatttgctggatgacactaaccaacctctattataagcattcatgaatgcttatgacattgtcatgtaataattatgactgtcatatgacagtattattgcaccactatccaagaaaatgttaccaaatagcataactagcaattaatgaaacaactggaacagtaactgaagaaattattagcatagaacatgactgttatttacatctgtagcgccgcaatgcatgctaggaggaatgttggatgacaacagtgttgaaagcaggtggcagcagcggttgactgtctcccccaagggagcagtgatggccaaatgaagcttttagaaacaataaggctttgcacccaattggttcaaagcttaatggtggttcatttgggctcatgacagtcttatgatgccattgtcaaatgaacTGTTACCAgtcaatatcttttggtgtaaatatcccataatacaatgaggacaactacgccttatagtccagtgcggcttatctatgacaaATGCCatgttcatgtcaaatttggtgggtggtggcttatagttatatatatatatatatattagggctgtcaaacgattacaatttttaatcaagttaattacagcttaaaaatgtattaatcgtaattaatcgcaattcaaaccatctataaaatatgccatatttttctgtaaattattgttggaacggaaagataagacacaagacagatatacgcattcaacatacggtacataaatactgtatttgtttattataacaataaatcaacaagatggcattaacatgattaacattctgttaaatcgatccatggatagaaatacttgtagttcttaaaagataaatgttagtacaagttatagaaattttatattaaggcccctcttaatgtttttgtattaataaaatttgtaaaaattttcaatcaaaaaataaagtagtagcacgccattgttgatgtcaataattacacaatgctcatggtgctgcacccaagcgccagcagagggcgaaaaaacaccaaaaacacaagtaacaagtgttgtcactgttctgtcattttaatctgtttgagcggggcatgtgcgttaattgcgtcaaatatttcaacgtgattaatttaaaaaattaattaccgcccgttaacgcgataattttgacagccctaatacatacatatatatataatttatatcgtaattattacatttgcagtgcttaaccATTTAtagaaatatacatatacatacagtgtatcacaaaagtgagtacacccatcgcatttctgcagatatttaagtatatctttttatgggacaacactgacaaaatgacactttcacacaatgaaaagtagtctgtgtgcagcttatataatacatttattttcccctcaaaatatagccattaatagctaaacccctggcaacaaaagtgagtacacccctttgaaaaaacgtacatccctaaatcaacaatggcgagcaaccagtttattttttgattgaaaatttttaataaaacgaaaacattaagaggggttttgatataaaatttctataacttgtactaaaatttatcttttaggaaatacaagtctttctatccatggatcgctttaagagaatgttataatgttaatgccatcttgttgataaacgaaaacattaagaggggttttaatataaaatttctataacttgtactaaaaatgtatcttttaagaaatacaagtctttctatccatggatcgctttaagagaatgttataatgttaatgccatcttgtttatttattgttataataaacaaatacagtatttatgtaccatatgttgaatgatagatagatagatagatagatagatagatagatagatagatagatagatagatagatagatagatagatagatagatagatagatagatagatagatagatagatagatagatagatagatagatagatatttatatctatatatatatatgcagcatatacagtatatttatcttTCTATCTAtatataacttaagcatttgaaACAGCACACTTTATTACGACTACTTTTGAGAAAGATTTATCGGAGCGATTACACTCAGTTTGCGACAAATAATTCAAATTCGTGTCACATCAAGGCGCTCCGTCGCCTTGAAAATGGATATCATATCTTATCAATGTATGTGCATGATTGAACCGCTCTTTTATCACATCTGTCTTTTAATGTACATGTTTACTCAAACATGTAGCTGATACTTTGAAATCTTATCGCTGAACGATAATGGCGTTGTAAACATGACGCCGAGTGGATTACGAAATGTTCATGCTCAAACCCAAGTTTTGTTTCCAACGCAGTGTTCACTTTCGTTTCCCATTCAGCTGTCTGAAAAACGAAACACAAGCAATGCCAATGCCCAGGCGGATCATGGCACTTCTCTCTCGGTGGAGCTCGCGTGTTTCCTCCGTGGATGTGGACGGAGAAGCGGTTTACTTTAAAATCCCCGACAACCGACCCGGAACATCGGGGAAAGAAATGCAGCGCTTGTTTGGTCATGTGCAAAAGGATGTGAAGTGTTATTCTTTGCTCGTTTCCAGCGGGGACGCAATCCACAGCGCCAGGTTTCACTGGGGACTCAAAGACAAGCTGCTAAAAGATCTTCCTCCCCAGTGTCGTTTATTTCCGATGTCCTCGTTTCTACCTAACGTCAAAGATTCCCTCATACGTGGCTATTTCTTACAAGCTGCTTCCCCTGAGAGCTCCGACACTACAGAGCAACTTTTACGACAGTGGCTGCAGCATGAAGACCCCTTATTGGTGTGTTCATACTCTCGTGTAAATGAGGAGGACACTCCACGTCCACGGTGGATTCAGAACCTGTGGAACGACGAACAGAATCATGACATAGTACTGACAGAAGCGCCACAGTATCACCCGGCAACGCTCAACCTGATAAACAACGACGTTTTTTACAGTTTCCAAGAGGCCCGTGATGTCTTAAAGAAGGTATAATAATGTTACTTCTAAGTTTTTTTAGATACACACGCACGCTATGATACCCAGTTTGAATTATCATATCATAAATATTGATGTGGTTCATTATCCCTTGAGAAGATGTGTGCATGCACTCATGTATATGTGGAAATATGGCGTCCTCGTGTGGTGACGAGCGGTATGTACGGATTTTCTaaagaaaatacagtactattACTCGAAATTAACTTTGGATGACTGTGTGTTAggtctgcaactaacgattattttcataatcgattaatcgaacgattacttaaacgattaatcgatcaatcggataagtgtcacttttttcaattacctcgaCAATTTGAAGTGGTTTTCGGCAAGTTGTAAGTAGCGTTGAAGATAAAATGGATGaccatttccttcaaaaataacatTATATTACAGCTtcttgacttaactgtagtcgacAACTGTATGGATGATCAAATTTGTCGGCAACtattttattaatcgatttgttGTTGCACCCTTATTAAGAAACTAGTTTAGACGGTAAGATgtctgaaaattggcaaaaatgtgagttgctgttttccaaagtaaaagcagatttttgttaaTGTCCTACTTAGACgtgacaaaaatataatgaagaaatgtGATTAATACTTACAACTGAGAAGTTCTATACTATAGAGTTCTATactagctatcgattattttagtagtcgattaatcgaactagttcgaataatgaaataaaaacctgagctgagccttaattggtataaataaaaaataaatgaggatcaaagtacaacaaaagaacaattggctagcttacatagcaaaagtccgctagcttaaatgctataaaatcctttattttttattttttatttatttatttatttatttatttttacaatgctcttgataaatggttcaaacacatattcccacaaaaaacggctaaatatatctacaaactaaattacgaatgcattaaaaaaaaacat from Corythoichthys intestinalis isolate RoL2023-P3 chromosome 15, ASM3026506v1, whole genome shotgun sequence includes these protein-coding regions:
- the cmpk2 gene encoding UMP-CMP kinase 2, mitochondrial: MFMLKPKFCFQRSVHFRFPFSCLKNETQAMPMPRRIMALLSRWSSRVSSVDVDGEAVYFKIPDNRPGTSGKEMQRLFGHVQKDVKCYSLLVSSGDAIHSARFHWGLKDKLLKDLPPQCRLFPMSSFLPNVKDSLIRGYFLQAASPESSDTTEQLLRQWLQHEDPLLVCSYSRVNEEDTPRPRWIQNLWNDEQNHDIVLTEAPQYHPATLNLINNDVFYSFQEARDVLKKCADIIPEAASVLEQLPRSGGMEARSKPDVPVIVLEGLDATGKTTLAESLRDVLGATLLRSPPQCLSPWRARFDQEPPILRRAFYALGNYITAHQICSQTSETPVIIDRFWHSTAAYAIATAVNGPVCNLPAEGSELYRWPTDLLHPSLVVLLTLDPEERKRRLRDRGQGETKEEHELDHNRLFRLRVEKAYGRISGPTCISVDASSSAQQVLQQVLLLIKAKCHL